One region of Labrus mixtus chromosome 1, fLabMix1.1, whole genome shotgun sequence genomic DNA includes:
- the csnk2a2a gene encoding casein kinase 2, alpha prime polypeptide a, which produces MPGSTPASSKARVYTDVNTQKNREYWDYDAHVPNWSNQDNYQLVRKLGRGKYSEVFEAINVTNNEKVVVKILKPVKKKKIKREIKILENLRGGTNIIRLVDTVKDPVSRTPALVFECINNTDFKELYQKLTDYDIRYYMYELLKALDYCHSMGIMHRDVKPHNVMIDHQLRKLRLIDWGLAEFYHPAQEYNVRVASRYFKGPELLVDYQMYDYSLDMWSLGCMLASMIFLKEPFFHGQDNYDQLVRIAKVLGTDELFGYLHKYHIELDTRFKDLLGQQTRKRWEQFIQSENQHLVSPEALDLLDKLLRYDHQQRLTAAEAMQHPYFYPVVKEHANANTDGTKAISGSNAT; this is translated from the exons ATGCCCGGATCCACGCCGGCCAGCAGCAAGGCTCGGGTGTACACCGACGTCaacacacagaagaacagagagTACTGGGACTATGACGCACACGTGCCAAACTGGag CAATCAGGACAACTATCAGCTGGTTCGTAAACTGGGCAGAGGGAAGTACAGCGAAGTGTTCGAGGCCATAAATGTGACCAACAACGAGAAGGTGGTGGTGAAGATCCTCAAG ccggtcaagaagaagaagatcaaaCGAGAGATCAAAATTCTTGAGAACCTGCGTGGAGGAACTAACATCATCCGCCTGGTGGACACGGTCAAAGACCCGGTG tccaGAACTCCAGCACTCGTCTTTGAGTGCATCAATAACACAGACTTTAAg GAACTTTACCAGAAGCTGACGGACTACGATATCCGATACTACATGTACGAGCTGCTCAAG gctCTGGACTACTGTCACAGTATGGGCATCATGCACCGGGACGTGAAGCCGCACAACGTGATGATCGACCACCAGCTCAGAAAG CTGCGTCTCATAGATTGGGGGTTGGCAGAGTTTTACCATCCCGCTCAGGAATACAACGTCAGGGTGGCCTCTCGTTACTTTAAAGGCCCCGAGCTGCTAGTGGACTATCAG aTGTATGACTACAGTTTGGACATGTGGAGTTTAGGCTGCATGTTGGCCAGCATGATCTTTCTGAAGGAGCCATTTTTTCATGGCCAGGACAACTACGACCAG CTGGTCCGAATCGCTAAAGTTCTGGGGACCGATGAGCTTTTCGGCTACCTGCACAAATATCACATAGAGCTGGACACTCGCTTTAAAGACCTGCTGGGACA ACAAACCCGTAAGCGCTGGGAGCAGTTCATCCAGTCTGAGAACCAACACCTGGTCAGTCCTGAGGCTCTGGACCTGCTGGATAAACTGCTGCGCTACGACCACCAGCAGAGACTGACGGCTGCCGAGGCCATGCAGCACCCCTACTTCt ATCCTGTGGTGAAGGAACATGCAAACGCCAACACAGACGGCACGAAGGCCATCAGCGGCTCTAACGCTACATGA
- the LOC132973565 gene encoding zinc finger protein 319 has product MTEAWQQQQHAVAPPSVVHTLPPGAENSLGCAVYGVVLQQDTSLQQPQHGQQLSVQTQQPSLQVGGERGHKCGACGHDISHLANPHEHQCMVSQDRSFQCTQCMKIFSQATDLLEHQCVQVEQKPFVCGVCKMGFSLLTSLAQHHNSHGNGNNPMKCSICEKTYRPGSGNVTPTSSAANPQQPSTGETSSGGAAISASSPPSFEASAPDRPYKCSVCHKSFRHLSELTRHERVHTGEKPYKCDTCDKSFSQSSHLAHHQRTHSSERPYKCAVCEKSFKHRSHLVRHMYAHSGEHLFKCNLCEMHFKESSELLHHQCQPEGERPFRCGSCGKSFKRPSDLRQHERTHSEERPFQCEECQMSFKQQYALVRHRRTHKNPADRPFKCNLCDKGFLQPSHLLYHQQVHGMESLFKCASCQKSFSQSGELLRHKCGGEVEKPYKCDVCGKGYKKNSTLQRHQNSHCTEKPLKCSLCDKRFVSSSEFVQHRCDPTREKPLKCPDCEKRFRYSSELQRHRRVHTGEKPFKCANCDKSFKQREHLAKHQSVHSRETQFKCVWCGERFVDLAALQEHTVQHTAEGESFPEAPCIP; this is encoded by the coding sequence ATGACGGAGGcgtggcagcagcagcaacatgcGGTGGCTCCGCCTTCTGTTGTGCACACGCTCCCTCCCGGGGCCGAAAACTCTCTGGGCTGTGCAGTGTACGGAGTGGTCCTGCAGCAGGACACCTCCCTGCAGCAGCCCCAGCACGGCCAACAGCTCTCTGTCCAAACCCAGCAGCCCTCCCTACAGGTAGGGGGCGAGAGAGGGCACAAGTGTGGAGCCTGCGGCCATGACATCTCTCACCTGGCCAACCCTCATGAACACCAGTGCATGGTGAGCCAAGACCGCTCCTTCCAGTGTACCCAGTGTATGAAGATCTTCAGCCAGGCGACCGACCTGCTGGAGCATCAGTGTGTGCAGGTGGAGCAGAAGCcgtttgtgtgtggtgtgtgtaaGATGGGcttctccctcctcacctctctgGCCCAGCATCACAACTCCCACGGCAACGGAAACAACCCCATGAAATGCTCCATCTGTGAGAAAACATACCGGCCGGGCTCTGGAAATGTCACCCCCACCTCGTCAGCTGCCAACCCCCAGCAGCCCTCCACTGGAGAGACGTCTAGTGGCGGAGCAGCAATCAGTGCCTCGTCTCCACCCTCGTTTGAGGCCTCTGCACCTGACCGGCCGTACAAGTGCTCAGTGTGCCATAAGTCCTTCCGCCATCTGTCCGAGCTGACCCGCCACGAGAGGGTGCACACTGGGGAGAAGCCATACAAATGTGACACGTGTGACAAAAGCTTCAGCCAGTCCTCACACCTGGCACACCACCAGCGCACCCACAGCTCCGAGCGGCCGTATAAATGTGCCGTATGTGAGAAGAGCTTCAAACATCGTTCTCACCTGGTACGTCACATGTACGCTCACTCCGGCGAGCACCTGTTCAAGTGCAATTTGTGTGAGATGCACTTCAAAGAGTCGTCCGAGCTGCTGCACCATCAGTGTCAGCCTGAGGGGGAGAGACCTTTCCGCTGCGGTTCCTGCGGAAAGAGCTTCAAGCGCCCGTCTGACCTGCGGCAGCACGAACGCACACACTCAGAGGAACGGCCTTTCCAGTGCGAGGAGTGCCAGATGAGCTTCAAGCAGCAGTACGCCCTTGTTCGCCACCGCCGCACTCACAAAAACCCGGCCGATCGCCCTTTCAAGTGTAACCTGTGTGATAAGGGCTTCCTCCAGCCGTCCCACCTGCTCTACCACCAGCAGGTTCACGGGATGGAGAGTCTGTTCAAGTGTGCATCCTGCCAGAAGTccttcagccaatcaggagaGCTGCTGCGACACAAATGTGGCGGCGAGGTGGAGAAGCCCTACAAGTGCGACGTGTGCGGCAAAGGTTACAAAAAGAACTCTACGCTGCAGCGCCACCAGAACTCTCACTGCACGGAGAAGCCGCTGAAGTGCTCCCTGTGTGACAAGCGCTTTGTGTCATCGTCTGAGTTTGTCCAGCACCGCTGTGACCCGACCCGCGAGAAGCCACTGAAATGTCCCGACTGTGAAAAGCGCTTCAGGTACTCGTCAGAGCTGCAGCGCCATCGACGCGTCCACACCGGGGAGAAGCCTTTTAAGTGTGCCAACTGCGACAAAAGCTTCAAGCAGCGCGAGCACCTGGCCAAGCACCAGAGCGTTCACTCCAGGGAGACCCagtttaagtgtgtgtggtgCGGGGAGCGCTTCGTCGACCTGGCGGCTCTGCAGGAGCACACGGTCCAGCACACCGCAGAGGGCGAGAGTTTCCCTGAAGCTCCCTGCATCCCATGA
- the kiaa0895l gene encoding microtubule-associated tyrosine carboxypeptidase, with the protein MVLDSGEVFMDQVEVVGSSRELSDPNKSTAKPRAPAKRSDVAKKEKLSLNGLPVQTGSSHAVPKRSSSSASSRPPLRRPLSLEMTPHYLRGSREQMADRRVVQPPWRSGSAAPSPPARSLTSPSLGTGGWMRRSGSTCSVNYPIGLRAGRGQMRPATSLPHIAKGMGGGTLPTPARPCLLVALRPLNLEQEKQTFFLSDYKYEPQFEYAQPEPRSVLDKYRDGAGLFLEQAVGIMECVLRKFGSYENFEEVTGGSVLPKSQIWAAVRKYLQKEGCVGEVVVRLSDELLSQAVMVVESCRPTLTINLSGARQHWLEGMLRHEIGTHYLRGVNNGLQPWASSEGRKQFGLKPANPTEEGLASLHSVLLRKQPYLWRAALLYYTVFHAASMSFSQLFGHIARFVQDPDVRWEYCLRAKRGQADTSQPGCFSKDQVYLDGILRILRHRRNIDFKMLTSLGKVSFEDVARLRPLASLQRTRIPHFMRDQERYLQHLDHIVSVNDLDDATLQHLLP; encoded by the exons ATGGTGTTGGACTCAGGTGAGGTCTTCATGGATCAGGTAGAGGTTGTCGGGAGCAGCAGGGAGCTGTCCGATCCGAACAAAAGCACCGCCAAGCCGAGAGCGCCGGCCAAGAGGAGCGATGTCGCCAAGAAGGAGAAGTTGTCGCTCAACGGACTTCCTgttcagacaggaagcagcCATGCGGTGCCCAAGAGGTCATCATCATCTGCATCATCAAGACCGCCCCTCCGACGCCCCCTCAGCCTCGAGATGACCCCCCACTACCTGCGTGGGTCACGGGAGCAGATGGCCGACAGGCGGGTGGTGCAGCCCCCGTGGCGCAGTGGCTCGGCCGCCCCCTCGCCCCCTGCCCGCAGCCTGACCAGCCCCAGCCTGGGCACCGGGGGCTGGATGCGCCGCAGTGGGAGCACCTGCTCCGTCAATTACCCCATCGGGCTGCGAGCAGGCCGGGGGCAAATGAGACCTGCCACCTCCCTGCCACACATAGCCAAGGGGATGGGCGGCGGGACGCTACCCACACCCGCCCGGCCGTGTCTGTTGGTGGCACTCCGACCTCTGAACCTGGAGCAAGAGAAGCAGACCTTCTTCCTGTCAGACTACAAGTACGAGCCTCAGTTTGAGTACGCTCAGCCGGAGCCACGGAGCGTGCTGGACAAGTACAGAGACGGCGCCGGACTCTTCCTCGAACag GCGGTGGGGATCATGGAGTGCGTCCTCAGAAAGTTTGGCTCCTATGAGAACTTTGAGGAGGTGACGGGCGGCAGCGTCCTCCCGAAAAGTCAGATCTGGGCGGCTGTTCGAAAGTATCTTCAGAAAGAAGGATGTGTGGGAGAG GTGGTGGTGCGTCTCTCTGACGAGCTGCTGTCTCAGGCGGTGATGGTGGTGGAGAGCTGTCGTCCCACTCTGACCATCAACCTGTCGGGGGCTCGGCAGCATTGGCTGGAGGGGATGCTGAGGCACGAGATCG GTACTCATTACCTGCGCGGCGTGAACAACGGCCTGCAGCCATGGGCCTCCTCCGAAGGCAGGAAGCAGTTTGGTCTCAAACCGGCCAATCCCACGGAGGAGGGCCTGGCCAGTCTGCACAGCGTGTTGCTACGGAAACAGCCGTACCTGTGGCGCGCGGCATTGCTGTACTACACAGTGTTCCATGCCGCCAGCATGAGCTTCAGCCAGCTCTTCGGACACATCGCACGCTTCGTCCAGGACCCAGACGTCCGCTGGGAGTACTGCCTGAGGGCCAAGAGGGGCCAGGCGGACACCTCACAGCCAg GTTGCTTCAGTAAAGATCAGGTTTACCTGGACGGGATCCTCCGAATCCTTCGACATCGACGAAACATCGACTTCAAGATGTTGACTTCTTTAGGGAAG GTGTCTTTCGAAGACGTGGCGCGACTGCGGCCACTGGCGTCCCTCCAAAGGACCAGAATTCCGCACTTCATGAGAGACCAGGAGCGTTACCTTCAACACCTGGATCACATCGTCTCTGTCAACGACCTCGATGATGCAACGCTGCAACATCTGCTGCCCTGA
- the LOC132973741 gene encoding tripartite motif-containing protein 16-like, giving the protein MAQRGNQLDRERFCCSICLELLKDPVTTSCGHSYCMTCIKSHWDTEDEKRAYSCPQCRQDFTPRPVLVKSTMLADLLEELKKTGLQAAPADHCYAGPDDVACDVCTGRKWKAQKSCLVCMISFCEKHLQSHYDSPAYAKHKLVEPSKKLQENVCSRHDEVMKMFCRTDQQSICYLCSVDEHKGHDTVSAAAERSEKQRELEVSRQNIQQRIQDREKDVKLLQQEVEAINGSADKTVGNSEKMFTELIRLMEKRRSDVKQQVRSQQQTEVSRVRELQEKLEQEITELKRRDAEMKKLSHTQDHNQFLHDYPSLSPLSESTHSSSIKIRPLRFFEDVTAAVSEVRDKLQDVLREKCTNITQTVTEVDVLLPEPQPKTRAEFLKYSRHITLDPNTAHTKLILSDGNRKVKVRWENQSYSSHPDRFTGWCCQVLSKESLTGRCYWEVRRGGGVSVAVSYKNISRAGISDECVFGHNDKSWSLECDDSYNYVYNSVFTPVSGPQSSRVGVYLDHRAGILSFYSITKTMTLLHRVQTTFTQPLHAGFGFYGCVGHTAELCELK; this is encoded by the coding sequence ATGGCGCAGCGAGGAAACCAACTGGACCGAGAGAGATTCTGCTGTTCCATCTGTCTGGAACTACTGAAGGATCCGGTGACTACTTCCTGTGGACATAGCTACTGCATGACGTGTATTAAGAGCCACTGGGacacagaggatgagaagagagcctacagctgccctcagtgcaGACAGGACTTCACACCGAGGCCTGTCCTGGTGAAAAGCACCATGTTAGCAGATTTactggaggagctgaagaagactggactccaagctgctcctgctgatcactgctatgctggacCGGACgatgtggcctgtgatgtctgcaccggGAGGAAATGGAAAGCCCAAAAGTCCTGCCTGGTCTGTATGATCTCATTTTGTGAGAAACATCTCCAGTCTCATTATGATTCACCTGCTTATGCAaaacacaagctggtggagccctccaagaagctccaggagaacgtctgctctcgtcatgatgaggtgatgaagatgttctgCCGCactgatcagcagtctatctgttacctctgctctgtggatgaacacaaaggtcacgacacagtctcagctgcagcagaaaggagcgagaagcagagagagctcgaggtgagtcgacaaaacatccagcagagaatccaggacagagagaaagatgtgaagctgctccaacaggaggtggaggcgaTAAACGGCTCcgctgataaaacagtggggaacagtgagaagatgttcaccgagctgatccgtctcatggagaaaagacgctctgatgtgaagcagcaggtcagatcccagcagcaaactgaagtgagtcgagtcagagagcttcaggagaagctggagcaggagatcactgagctgaagaggagagacgctgagatgaagaagctgtcacacacacaggaccacaaccagtttctacacgactacccctcactgtcaccactcagtgaatctacacattcatccagcatcaagatccgtcctctgaggttctttgaggacgtgacagcggctgtgtcagaagtcagagataaactacaggacgtcctgagagagaaatgcacaaacatcacacagacagtgactgaagtggacGTTTTACTGCCAGAGCCACAgcccaagaccagagctgagttcTTAAAGTATTCACGTcacatcacactggatccaaacacagcacacacaaagcTGATATTATCTGAtgggaacagaaaagtaaaagtaaGGTGGGAAAACCAGTCCTattctagtcacccagacagattcactggTTGGTGTTGTCAggtcctgagtaaagagagtctgactggacgttgttactgggaggtgaggaggggaggaggagtttCTGTAGCAGTCTcatacaagaatatcagcagagcagggatctcggatgaatgtgtgtttggacaCAATGACAAATCTTGGTCGTTAGAATGTGACGACAGTTATAACTATGTTTACAACAGTGTCTTcactcctgtctcaggtcctcagtcctccagagtaggagtgtacctggatcacagagcaggtattctgtccttctacagcatcacaaaaaccatgactctcctccacagagtccagaccacattcactcagcctctacatgctggaTTCGGGTTTTATGGTTGTGTTGGACACACAGCTGAGTTGTGTGaactgaaatag